One genomic window of Desulfovibrio legallii includes the following:
- a CDS encoding YchJ family protein, protein MTEGWMNGACPCGSGKALDQCCGPYLEGAAWPEDAESLMRSRYTAYGCGRFDWLVESTHPDHREGVSVEGLAQSAEGVRWLRLDVKDVRTNVPSEDSAQPHDEVDFYAYYELEGVPRQLAERSAFSRKDGKLYYAGGVSLRPAGYRRAEAKVGRNDPCPCGSGKKYKKCCGAAAS, encoded by the coding sequence ATGACTGAGGGATGGATGAACGGAGCCTGCCCTTGCGGCAGCGGCAAAGCCCTGGACCAGTGCTGCGGCCCGTATCTGGAGGGTGCGGCCTGGCCGGAGGATGCGGAAAGCCTGATGCGCTCCCGCTACACGGCCTACGGCTGCGGTCGTTTTGACTGGCTGGTGGAAAGCACCCACCCGGACCACCGGGAGGGCGTGAGCGTGGAGGGGCTGGCCCAGTCCGCCGAGGGGGTGCGCTGGCTGCGCCTGGACGTGAAGGACGTGCGCACAAACGTGCCCTCCGAAGACAGCGCCCAGCCGCACGACGAAGTGGATTTTTACGCCTATTACGAGCTGGAGGGCGTGCCCCGGCAGCTGGCCGAGCGCAGCGCGTTCAGCCGCAAGGACGGCAAACTGTACTATGCGGGGGGCGTGTCCCTGCGGCCGGCCGGCTATCGCCGGGCAGAGGCCAAGGTGGGGCGCAACGATCCCTGCCCCTGCGGCAGCGGCAAAAAGTATAAAAAATGCTGCGGAGCGGCCGCCTCTTGA
- a CDS encoding glucose-6-phosphate isomerase, translating to MSHLLEWSRAYAHRLNPVDAAPLAARAPELARRLAVETAAGRLPFLNMPYRAALEAEMAPLLPHIKGYRHMLLLGIGGSALGARAMQQAFAPAQDGPGCQGPWLWIADNVCAERFEALLGGLRPEETVVVCVSKSGGTIETVSQYLLVRDWLKASLGDAWRDQMILVTDARKGYLREEAQKYALASLEVPDYLGGRYSALSAVGLLPAAFLGIDWQALLDGAAAVAAPLLERPADLAAHPSFALACWAKALEDAGYDQLIFFCYIPQWAAYGDWFAQLWAESLGKEGQGSQPVPATGVTDQHSINQMFLNGPRNKACLFLTCRDQAQGRAFGMDVPEKWAWLRAKPFGSLLEAEALGTRMALAKNGVPLVHVEMHDSGPRAAGSLMLLLEAATLFTGWLMGVNPLDQPAVELGKRLANARLGAPGYPEEEADLAAYLAVPRQEQDF from the coding sequence ATGTCCCATCTGCTCGAATGGTCCAGGGCCTACGCCCATCGGCTCAACCCCGTGGACGCCGCGCCCCTGGCGGCCCGCGCGCCGGAGCTGGCCCGCCGTTTGGCCGTGGAGACCGCCGCCGGGCGGCTGCCTTTTCTGAATATGCCCTATCGGGCCGCCCTGGAAGCGGAGATGGCCCCCCTTTTGCCGCACATCAAAGGCTACCGGCACATGCTGCTGCTGGGCATCGGCGGTTCGGCCCTGGGCGCGCGCGCCATGCAGCAGGCCTTTGCCCCTGCTCAGGACGGCCCCGGCTGTCAGGGCCCCTGGCTTTGGATAGCCGACAACGTCTGCGCCGAGCGTTTCGAGGCCCTGCTGGGCGGCCTGCGGCCCGAGGAGACGGTGGTGGTCTGCGTGAGCAAATCCGGCGGGACCATTGAAACCGTATCCCAGTACCTGCTGGTGCGGGACTGGCTCAAGGCCTCCCTGGGCGACGCCTGGCGGGACCAGATGATCCTGGTTACGGACGCCCGCAAGGGCTATCTGCGGGAGGAAGCGCAAAAATACGCGCTGGCCTCTCTGGAGGTGCCGGACTACCTGGGCGGGCGCTATTCCGCCCTTTCGGCCGTGGGGCTGCTGCCCGCCGCCTTTCTGGGCATTGACTGGCAGGCCCTGCTGGACGGCGCTGCCGCCGTGGCCGCGCCCTTGCTGGAGCGGCCGGCAGACCTGGCGGCGCACCCTTCCTTTGCCCTGGCCTGCTGGGCCAAGGCCCTGGAAGACGCGGGCTACGACCAGCTCATCTTTTTTTGTTACATCCCCCAGTGGGCCGCCTATGGGGACTGGTTCGCCCAGCTCTGGGCCGAAAGCCTGGGCAAGGAGGGGCAGGGCAGCCAGCCCGTGCCCGCCACGGGCGTCACGGACCAGCACTCCATCAATCAGATGTTTCTGAACGGCCCGCGCAACAAGGCCTGCCTGTTCCTCACCTGCCGGGATCAGGCCCAGGGGCGCGCCTTCGGCATGGACGTGCCGGAAAAGTGGGCCTGGCTGCGGGCCAAGCCCTTCGGCAGCCTGCTGGAGGCCGAAGCCCTTGGCACGCGCATGGCCCTGGCCAAGAACGGCGTACCCCTGGTGCATGTGGAAATGCACGACAGCGGCCCCCGCGCCGCCGGTTCCCTTATGCTGCTGCTGGAGGCCGCCACCCTGTTCACCGGCTGGCTCATGGGCGTGAACCCCCTGGACCAGCCCGCCGTGGAGCTGGGCAAACGCCTGGCCAACGCCCGCCTGGGCGCGCCCGGCTACCCGGAGGAAGAAGCGGACCTGGCGGCCTATCTGGCCGTGCCCCGGCAGGAACAGGACTTCTGA